The nucleotide window GAAATGTCCCTGCTTCTACCGCCACCGTTTGAAGACCCAACTCCAACTCTTACTCCACCATTGCTTGCACCTTCGAGCTGCTGTTGTTGCTGCCAATAGTCCCTGTAGAAATGGGGTGCCCTTTGGCCACTCCCGGCAGAGGCCGGTTGGACTCC belongs to Malus sylvestris chromosome 17, drMalSylv7.2, whole genome shotgun sequence and includes:
- the LOC126610345 gene encoding myb family transcription factor EFM-like, translating into MSLLGGPQEATPKQIQAVMQVDGLTHDQVKSHLQKYRLNNRGVQPASAGSGQRAPHFYRDYWQQQQQLEGASNGGVRVGVGSSNGGGRSRDISNKKAKTSR